The DNA window TTGTCGCATGCATGAATGGAACATCTGCTCTTCATTTAGCTTTAACAGCTGCAGGTGTTAAAAGTGGTGATGAAGTGCTAGCACCAACACTAACATTCATCTCATCAATAAATTCAATTCTTTATTCAAAAGCTTCTCCTGTATTTTTTGATAGCGATGAATTTTTCAATATTGACCAAAATAAGGTGATTAATTTTTTAGAAAATAATTGTGAACAAAAAAATAGTGAAACTTTTAATAAAAGAACTGGAAAAAGAGTTGCTGCCATAATTGTGGTGCATGTTTGGGGTAATGCTTGTAATTTTGAAAAACTGATAAAAATTTGTAAGGAAAGAAATATTTTAATAATTGAAGATGCAGCTGAAAGCCTTGGTACCACATATACATCAGGAGATTTTAAAGGGAAGCATACAGGCACAATCGGTGATTTTGGCTGTATTTCATTCAATGGAAATAAAATCGTCACTGCGGGAGTTGGTGGAGCTGTTCTCACTGCTTCAGAACATTCTTTTAAAAAAGTTGATTACTTATCTAAACAAGCAAAAGATGATTCTTTTAATTATGTTCATAATGAAATGGGGTTTAATTAT is part of the SAR86 cluster bacterium genome and encodes:
- a CDS encoding LegC family aminotransferase, whose translation is MSKRIPLSEPFFFGKEKDYVRDAIESTWISGSGKYLEKFESSIGEITDSPYVVACMNGTSALHLALTAAGVKSGDEVLAPTLTFISSINSILYSKASPVFFDSDEFFNIDQNKVINFLENNCEQKNSETFNKRTGKRVAAIIVVHVWGNACNFEKLIKICKERNILIIEDAAESLGTTYTSGDFKGKHTGTIGDFGCISFNGNKIVTAGVGGAVLTASEHSFKKVDYLSKQAKDDSFNYVHNEMGFNYRLSNINAALGLAQAENLKAILEKKNDIHNLYKKYFKENEKFEIMDTPDYARNNNWLNILKVLNGNKDGILNRLNDNGIEARPIWKLCHEQEYLKHFEEIDITNAIEQANNCICLPSSVGLNEEDIKYISGVINE